A genomic segment from Nicotiana tabacum cultivar K326 chromosome 7, ASM71507v2, whole genome shotgun sequence encodes:
- the LOC107767262 gene encoding uncharacterized protein LOC107767262 isoform X1, producing MAGGNTFAKTICSICYEDLKPIVEDLQSISLCGHVFHELCLQQWFEYCTNGKKKNCPVCKQTCTEKNTNRLYFQSVGDPNDPSFSQPSHDLEGSPCELRDEVKRLEGKVLKLASTLEQQQKDLKEVNLELFTCKEQLKVEVSLKNEAKKQKTSIQQLLHLKSQELDQSTSECRRLQERNMALAKELAALKLVCDVNLGEEEVLKLASLGNEANSKETIDVLKKSLVMRNKSYKELMTKCNTLGRGEARSLSKLGKALEKIDKLKATVQELEMAVEGRDNRILRTLRVSKKFDVDSGKGYSKELKADRCPHENQKKTLVEAEVDLHQFTGSGHDSSPQKKRKLMSNDASEKGTADYIIASSLDQDNQEKNSFQKNKDTGISETSSYVHDVSNQKLSLPIDHKKAVNDSVLSRLEATSKTGGGTQVQVSDSKDELSGSRSCGKRSTVNMSPVTILDDDDFLPLDDSMKRQPSFHIRKETSSPALLAEPGDNCFSGGLLGPDGTNWHLGKWCKKVQNKRSAGLQKSNANSGDLISVGADGRGGRIKVLRSINQASLDNKESTTLVKRCKFGTKASNVQSQGCLQIEHFFGRARQ from the exons ATGGCGGGAGGCAACACATTTGCCAAGACCATTTGCTCAATCTGCTATGAGGATCTCAAACCTATAGTCGAAGACCTTCAATCCATTTCTCTTTGCGGCCATGTCTTTCACGAGCTTTG TCTTCAGCAATGGTTTGAGTATTGTACAAATGGAAAGAAGAAGAACTGTCCAGTTTGCAAACAGACTTGTACGGAGAAAAACACAAACAGGCTTTATTTCCAATCAGTTGGTGATCCAAATGATCCTAGTTTCTCCCAACCATCACATGACCTTGAGGGGAGTCCTTGCGAATTGCGCGATGAGGTTAAAAGGTTGGAGGGGAAAGTTTTAAAACTGGCTTCTACTCTGGAACAGCAACAGAAAGATCTCAAAGAAGTTAATCTTGAG TTGTTCACCTGCAAAGAGCAGTTGAAAGTAGAAGTATCTCTAAAGAATGAAGCTAAAAAACAGAAGACATCAATTCAACAGCTGCTTCATCTAAAATCTCAG GAGCTGGATCAATCAACCTCGGAATGCAGGAGACTGCAAGAAAGAAATATGGCCCTAGCTAAGGAGCTCGCAGCACTCAAGCT AGTTTGTGATGTGAACTTGGGCGAAGAAGAGGTCTTGAAGCTTGCTTCATTGGGCAATGAGGCCAACAGTAAAGAGACGATTGACGTCTTGAAGAAGTCACTGGTCATGCGTAACAA GAGTTACAAAGAATTGATGACCAAATGCAACACTCTTGGGAGGGGAGAGGCTCGTTCTCTTAGTAAACTTGGGAAGGCTCTAGAGAAGATAGATAAGCTCAAG GCAACAGTCCAAGAGCTTGAGATGGCTGTTGAAGGAAGGGACAATAGaattttgagaactttgagaGTTTCCAAGAAATTTGATGTTGATTCTGGAAAAGGTTATAGTAAAGAACTGAAAGCTGACAGGTGCCCTCATGAAAATCAGAAAAAGACGCTTGTTGAGGCAGAAGTAGATTTGCATCAGTTCACTGGCTCTGGTCATGATTCTAGTCCACAGAAAAAAAGAAAGCTTATGTCTAATGATGCAAGTGAAAAAGGTACAGCAGATTATATAATAGCTAGTAGTCTTGATCAAGATAATCAGGAGAAAAACTCTTTCCAGAAAAATAAGGATACAGGCATTTCGGAGACTTCCAGTTATGTGCATGACGTATCAAATCAAAAACTGAGTCTACCAATTGACCATAAGAAGGCAGTCAATGATAGTGTTTTGTCAAGGTTGGAGGCAACTTCAAAGACTGGCGGTGGAACTCAAGTGCAGGTATCAGATAGCAAGGATGAACTCTCAGGCTCAAGGAGTTGTGGCAAGAGGAGCACAGTAAACATGTCACCTGTAACTATTCTTGATGACGATGATTTTCTCCCTCTAGATGACTCTATGAAGCGTCAGCCCTCATTTCACATCAGAAAAGAGACTTCATCGCCAGCTTTACTTGCCGAACcag GAGACAACTGCTTCTCCGGTGGATTATTAGGTCCTGATGGAACCAATTGGCATTTGGGAAAATGGTGTAAGAAGGTGCAGAACAAGAGATCTGCAGGGTTGCAAAAATCAAATGCAAATTCTGGTGATTTGATTTCTGTGGGAGCTGATGGCAGAGGTGGCAGGATTAAAGTTCTGCGATCAATAAATCAGGCCTCATTG GACAATAAGGAAAGTACAACCTTAGTAAAGAGATGCAAATTTGGCACGAAAGCAAGTAATGTCCAGTCTCAAGGATGCTTGCAAATAGAACATTTCTTCGGCAGGGCTCGTCAATAG
- the LOC142162352 gene encoding uncharacterized protein LOC142162352: METYLEALDLWEAVEEDYDVLPLPNNPTVTQIKSHKDKKIRKSKAKATLFAGSSATFFTRVMALKSAKEIWDYLKGEYTGDEKIRGMKVLNLIREFELQKMKESETVKEYSDRLLGIVNNVRLLDTKFKDSRIVEKILVTMPEKYEVSITTLENTNDLSKITLAELLNTLQAQEQRRLMRQDGMVEGALTANHKTQSKGKYQKHEADAQVSNEEEEEDHLFVATILSTKKSDFWLIDSGCTNHMTYDRNLFKEFTSIANKKVRIGNGDYVFAKGKGAVAIPTNSGTKKISDVLYVPDIDRNLLSVGQLMLKGFKVSFEDEYCFIYDATGLEILRLK, encoded by the exons ATGGAGACTTACTTGGAGGCTTTAGATCTTTGGGAGGCCGTGGAAGAGGATTATGATGTTCTTCCGCTGCCTAACAATCCCACCGTGACCCAGATCAAGAGTCACAAGGATAAGAAAATCAGGAAATCAAAGGCGAAAGCAACTTTGTTTGCTGGTTCGTCTGCAACATTTTTCACGAGAGTTATGGCTCTCAAATCAGCAAAAGAAATATGGGATTATCTAAAAGGAGAATATACAGGAGATGAAAAAATTCGAGGCATGAAGGTGCTGAATTTAATAAGGGAATTCGAGTTGCAGAAAATGAAAGAATCTGAGACCGTCAAAGAATACTCAGATCGATTGCTTGGCATTGTTAACAATGTAAGGTTGCTTGACACTAAATTTAAAGATTCAAGAATTGTTGAAAAAATTCTTGTTACGAtgcctgaaaaatatgaagtatCCATAACTACCTTGGAAAATACAAATGATCTATCCAAGATTACCTTGGCAGAATTGTTAAATACATTGCAGGCACAAGAGCAAAGGAGGCTTATGAGGCAAGATGGTATGGTTGAAGGAGCCTTGACAGCCAACCACAAAACTCAAAGCAAAG GAAAATATCAAAAGCATGAAGCAGATGCCCAAGTTtccaatgaagaagaagaagaagatcactTGTTTGTGGCAACTATTCTTTCAaccaaaaaatctgatttttggtTGATTGATAGTGGTTGTACAAACCACATGACATATGATAGAAATCTTTTCAAAGAGTTCACGTCTATAGCAAATAAGAAAGTCAGAATTGGAAATGGTGATTATGTTTTTGCTAAAGGAAAAGGAGCTGTTGCAATCCCAACAAATTCAGGTACTAAGAAAATTTCAGATGTTCTTTATGTTCCTGATATTGATCGAAATTTATTAAGTGTTGGACAACTAATGTTAAAAGGATTTAAAGTATCCTTTGAAGATGAATATTGTTTCATTTATGATGCAACTGGACTTGAGATTTTAAGGTTAAAATGA
- the LOC107767262 gene encoding uncharacterized protein LOC107767262 isoform X2, with protein MAGGNTFAKTICSICYEDLKPIVEDLQSISLCGHVFHELCLQQWFEYCTNGKKKNCPVCKQTCTEKNTNRLYFQSVGDPNDPSFSQPSHDLEGSPCELRDEVKRLEGKVLKLASTLEQQQKDLKEVNLELKVEVSLKNEAKKQKTSIQQLLHLKSQELDQSTSECRRLQERNMALAKELAALKLVCDVNLGEEEVLKLASLGNEANSKETIDVLKKSLVMRNKSYKELMTKCNTLGRGEARSLSKLGKALEKIDKLKATVQELEMAVEGRDNRILRTLRVSKKFDVDSGKGYSKELKADRCPHENQKKTLVEAEVDLHQFTGSGHDSSPQKKRKLMSNDASEKGTADYIIASSLDQDNQEKNSFQKNKDTGISETSSYVHDVSNQKLSLPIDHKKAVNDSVLSRLEATSKTGGGTQVQVSDSKDELSGSRSCGKRSTVNMSPVTILDDDDFLPLDDSMKRQPSFHIRKETSSPALLAEPGDNCFSGGLLGPDGTNWHLGKWCKKVQNKRSAGLQKSNANSGDLISVGADGRGGRIKVLRSINQASLDNKESTTLVKRCKFGTKASNVQSQGCLQIEHFFGRARQ; from the exons ATGGCGGGAGGCAACACATTTGCCAAGACCATTTGCTCAATCTGCTATGAGGATCTCAAACCTATAGTCGAAGACCTTCAATCCATTTCTCTTTGCGGCCATGTCTTTCACGAGCTTTG TCTTCAGCAATGGTTTGAGTATTGTACAAATGGAAAGAAGAAGAACTGTCCAGTTTGCAAACAGACTTGTACGGAGAAAAACACAAACAGGCTTTATTTCCAATCAGTTGGTGATCCAAATGATCCTAGTTTCTCCCAACCATCACATGACCTTGAGGGGAGTCCTTGCGAATTGCGCGATGAGGTTAAAAGGTTGGAGGGGAAAGTTTTAAAACTGGCTTCTACTCTGGAACAGCAACAGAAAGATCTCAAAGAAGTTAATCTTGAG TTGAAAGTAGAAGTATCTCTAAAGAATGAAGCTAAAAAACAGAAGACATCAATTCAACAGCTGCTTCATCTAAAATCTCAG GAGCTGGATCAATCAACCTCGGAATGCAGGAGACTGCAAGAAAGAAATATGGCCCTAGCTAAGGAGCTCGCAGCACTCAAGCT AGTTTGTGATGTGAACTTGGGCGAAGAAGAGGTCTTGAAGCTTGCTTCATTGGGCAATGAGGCCAACAGTAAAGAGACGATTGACGTCTTGAAGAAGTCACTGGTCATGCGTAACAA GAGTTACAAAGAATTGATGACCAAATGCAACACTCTTGGGAGGGGAGAGGCTCGTTCTCTTAGTAAACTTGGGAAGGCTCTAGAGAAGATAGATAAGCTCAAG GCAACAGTCCAAGAGCTTGAGATGGCTGTTGAAGGAAGGGACAATAGaattttgagaactttgagaGTTTCCAAGAAATTTGATGTTGATTCTGGAAAAGGTTATAGTAAAGAACTGAAAGCTGACAGGTGCCCTCATGAAAATCAGAAAAAGACGCTTGTTGAGGCAGAAGTAGATTTGCATCAGTTCACTGGCTCTGGTCATGATTCTAGTCCACAGAAAAAAAGAAAGCTTATGTCTAATGATGCAAGTGAAAAAGGTACAGCAGATTATATAATAGCTAGTAGTCTTGATCAAGATAATCAGGAGAAAAACTCTTTCCAGAAAAATAAGGATACAGGCATTTCGGAGACTTCCAGTTATGTGCATGACGTATCAAATCAAAAACTGAGTCTACCAATTGACCATAAGAAGGCAGTCAATGATAGTGTTTTGTCAAGGTTGGAGGCAACTTCAAAGACTGGCGGTGGAACTCAAGTGCAGGTATCAGATAGCAAGGATGAACTCTCAGGCTCAAGGAGTTGTGGCAAGAGGAGCACAGTAAACATGTCACCTGTAACTATTCTTGATGACGATGATTTTCTCCCTCTAGATGACTCTATGAAGCGTCAGCCCTCATTTCACATCAGAAAAGAGACTTCATCGCCAGCTTTACTTGCCGAACcag GAGACAACTGCTTCTCCGGTGGATTATTAGGTCCTGATGGAACCAATTGGCATTTGGGAAAATGGTGTAAGAAGGTGCAGAACAAGAGATCTGCAGGGTTGCAAAAATCAAATGCAAATTCTGGTGATTTGATTTCTGTGGGAGCTGATGGCAGAGGTGGCAGGATTAAAGTTCTGCGATCAATAAATCAGGCCTCATTG GACAATAAGGAAAGTACAACCTTAGTAAAGAGATGCAAATTTGGCACGAAAGCAAGTAATGTCCAGTCTCAAGGATGCTTGCAAATAGAACATTTCTTCGGCAGGGCTCGTCAATAG